TATGTAATTGGTGTTGATTTACGTAGTTCTTTTACATGATAGCCGTTTTGAGCGATACCATTTCCGAAATCAGAAAAGCCGCCATCAATAACCCAGTCAGCTGTACCAGCAGTTTGACCGTGTGTATTATCGAATAATACTTTCTTCCCATTATTTTGGTTTACAACTTTTGCAGCAATTTCAGGAGCTGGGTCTACAGAGCTTTCGGCATAAGTAGACGGTATGAACGAAGCTCCTATACTTAGTGTAATTGCTGTTGCTAAAGAAAATGTAATCCATTTTTTATTCTTCATAGAAGAATCCACCTAATAATAAATATATGTGCTTTAATAATGTAATTTATTTTTCTGTAAAAATAAAGACGGAAAACATAAAAAATATTAAAAAATTGTAAAAATACCGTGAAATTTGTTGAGAAATATTTATATAGACATAAAAACATCCCTTCCAATCAATAAGGAAGGGATGTTTTGTTTAACTAATTTTTGAATTAGGTGTTTCATCAATCTTATGAAACCCTTTCATGTAGTACACGATAGCTAAGCCGATAAGCCAAATAGGACCGACGATTAATGCGATTCGTGTATCTTCTGAATACGCCATTATACCTAATACTAGTACAAGGAAAGCAAGTGAGAAATATGAACTTAATGGGTATAAGGGCATTTTATACGATAACTTTTGTCTGTTTTGCGTTGGCAAACTTTTACGGAATTTAATTTGAGCGACTAATATGATTCCCCAAGTCCAAATCGCGCCGAAAGTGGAAATACTAGTGAGCCATGTAAATACCTTTGCAGGTACGAGATAGTTTAATATAACGCCAATGAGTAAAACGATCGCAGTTGCTACAATTCCTTGACTTGGAATGCCATTTTTATTTAAACGACCGAATCTTTCAGGTGCTTTCTTTTGCTGAGCTAATGTATATAGCATACGGCCTGTACTAAATAAACCACCATTACAAGATGAAAGAGCTGCTGTTAATACGACAAAGTTAATAATCCCTGCTGCTTTTGCAATACCGATTTGTTGAAATGTTAATACAAATGGACTTCCTTTCTCACCCAGTTCGTTCCATGGATAAATTGCCATCATAACGAATAGAGCTCCAACGTAGAACAGTAATATTCTCCAAAATACGTTATCGATTGCTTTTGCGAGTGTTTTCTTCGGGTTTTGAGCTTCACCAGCTGTAACACCGATTAATTCAACGCCTAAATAAGCGAATAATACCATTTGCATGGAGAGTAGTAACCCAGAAAATCCATTTGGAAACCAGCCACCATGTGACCAAAGGTTTGAAATACCGGTGGCTATTCCGCCATTTCCGAATCCGAATAAAATAATACCAGCTCCAACTACTATCATACAGATAATTGTGACAATTTTAATAAGAGCAAACCAAAATTCAAGTTCTCCAAATACTTTTACGGATAAGAAGTTGAAAGCGCTCATTAATAATAAAGCGAGTAGCGCCCAAGTCCAACGCGGAATATCTGGGAACCAGTACTGCATGTAAATGCCAGCTGCTGTAATTTCAGCCATGCAAGTAACAACCCATAAGAACCAGTAGTTCCAACCTGTAATATAACCAGCTAGCGGTCCGAGATAATCATATGCATATTTACTAAAAGAGCCGGCAACAGGTTGTTCAATTGCCATTTCTCCGAGCGCTCGCATAATGAAAAAAATAACGAGTCCAGCAATCATATATCCTAGTAAAATAGAGGGCCCAGCTAGTTTAATAGCAGAAGCAGATCCTAAAAATAGTCCAACGCCAATAGCTGAACCGAGTGACATTAAAGTAATATGTCGTTCTTTTAAACCGCGGTTTAAAGTTCCAGATTTGTTTGAGTGTTGCATAAGAAGAATCCCCCTTGTAGAGTGAACGATGTTTGAATGCGCTTACTAAATATTTAACTATTTCAAATTATAAAACATTTCTATCTGTTATGCTACAAAAATAATCATAATGAACTGTACTACATCTAGACTTGTCAGACTTAAACTTAAAATTCGAACTATTAGAGAATATATTGACTCTTCTTTTTATTGATTGTTAAGATTAAGTATTATATTTTCTCGCATACTAGTAAGAAGAGAATGTGTGATAATAATTCAGGTGTAGGAAGGGTACATAAGCATGTTTCAATTACAAAAATATAACACTTCTGTGAAGCAAGAGTTTTTGGCTGGCATCACAACTTTTTTTACATTTGCGTATATTCTTGTCATCAATCCGAAAATATTATCTGATGCAGGTGTACCATTTGACCAAGCGTTTACAGCAACAATTATTGCAACTGTTGTTGGAACAATAGGTATGGCGATTTTTGCTAATTATCCAATTGTTATTGCTCCAGCTATGGGGATGAACGCATACTTTGCGTATTCTGTTGTACAGAAAGCAGAAGGGATTACATATGTAATTGCCTTTTCAGCGGTATTTGTAACAGGGATTATTTTTCTTTTATTATCTTTTACTTCGTTTAGGCAAAAGTTAATTTTAGCAATTCCTGATAGTTTAAAGCATGCAATTGCAGGTGGTATTGGACTATTTATTGCTTTTATTGGATTACGCCTTTTTGGAATTATCGTTGATCATCCATCAAATTTAGTTACGATTGGTGATTTTCATTCTCCAGCCGTTATTTTAACTCTTATTGGTTTAATATTAGCGGCGGTATTAATGGCATTGCGTGTGAGCGGTGCATTATTTATTAGTATGATTGTGACAGGAGTTATCGCCTTTTTTACAGGGCAACTGAAGTTCACGGATAAAATTGTTGCGATGCCTCATTTACCAGAGGGTATTATCGTTTCAAACCCAATCAATGCCTTTTCAGATGTAATTGAGTACGGCTTATATGGTGTTGTATTTTCATTTTTACTTGTACTGTTATTTGATACGACAGGTGCATTACTTGGATTAATTAAACAAGCGGGTTTAATTACGGATAATACAGAGAAACGTTTTGGTAAAGCGTTTATTGCGGATGCAATTGGCGGTACTACAGGCTCTATCTTTGGGACAAGTCCAACAGCAGCGACGATTGAATCGTCAGCTGGTATTGCTGCAGGTGGTAAAACGGGATTAACAGGTATTGTAGTAGTCGGCCTAACGATTATAACGGCGTTTTTCAGCCCTGTTATTGCTTCTTTATCAAGTGTAGCTGCTATTACAGCTCCTTCATTAATTATTGTAGGTAGTTTAATGGCACAAAGTATTCGTGATATTAATTGGAATGAATTTGAAGATGCATTACCAGCATTTTTAATTTTCGTTGGTATTCCGTTAACGTCTAGTATTGCGAATGGAATTGCAATTGGATTTTTAGTGTATCCAGTCTTGAAAATTGTGAAAGGGAAAGGGATGGAAGTACATCCATTACTATACTTATTTACAATTTTATTTGGATGTCATTTATTCTTATAATATAGGAGAGGGGGCTTCTTATGAGGGGCTCCTTTTTTGTGTATAATAAAGTGAAACTTAAATTAGTAATGTGAAATATAAATTACTTATTGGAATATATATGTTACAATAAAGGCAGAGGAGGAACATGAATGGCTGTAAGTAAAATAAAAGTCGCGCGTGTTCAGTTAGATTTAACACAGCAACAATTAGCAGAAAAAGTAGGAGTTACAAGGCAAACGATTAGTTTAATTGAGAAGGGCAAATACAATCCGTCTTTAGATTTATGTTTGAAAATCTGTTATGCAGTAGATAAAACTTTGAATGATTTGTTTTGGGAGGAAAAGGAGTGATTCGATGAAAATCGTGAAAGATGAACGTTTAATGATTGAGGGGTTAAAACATATTAGATTAGTTTTCATCTTACAAAATATCTTTATACTAGGTATTGTTTTTTATCGCTACGTTTTGCAAGATGCAGGATATGAAAGTGTTTCGGATTTATTAATGGTATTTATGGGTGGGATTGTAGTTATTAACTTTTTAAATCTGAAAAATTCAGTGGAAGTGTATGAGCATACAGGGGGAGTATCACGTAGCTATTTCATGAAACTATTATTAGTGCCTGTAAGTATTGTTATTGGGATTTTAGCTATTTGTATCGTTGTAACACCAGATATTTCGATAAAGGAAATTAGTATGACAGGACTTATTATGTTTGCTTGTTTTTTAGTTCCTAGTCTGTTTATATACATATATATGAAAAAGATAAAAAGTGAAGATTGAAATATAAGAAGAGCTTTCCTGTTGCGGAGAGCTTTTCTTATATCCTTTTATATAGTACTTTATGAAGGCCGATCGGTTCGATTTCAAAGATTTCCCCATGTTCCTGGAAGCCTAAGCGTTTGTAATAGTTAGCTACAGTAACTCGGCCATTACACCATAATATATTTGCTTGGCGCTCTTGTAAGATTTGTTCCGCCTTCTGAATTAAGGAGCTTCCAGCGTGGTTGTTTCGAAATTCAGGTAATGTTGCCATTCCTCGTAGACGATAATGCATACCTGCTTGTAAGTCAGGATGCATTTCCTTTGAGAAAGAAGCGATACTAATAAGTTTATCATTTATAAATGCGCCTAAGTGAAAGGTATCTGTTTCATAGTCGGAAGAGTATTTACAATCTGCTAATGTTTGACTCGAGCGTAAAATTTTTTGACGTAATACGTAAGTTTCAGATCCATCAATATTTTTCACGGTAATCATATTAACATCCTTTCTTATAAAGCTTTTTCTGTTAATTGTATAAAGAAATAGGCAGGTGCGGCGAAAAGTCCGAGTATGCTAGCAGTTCCGAGAAGGAGTGAAAGTAAGAGGCAAGAGTACTTTATTCCATTCGACTTTTTCCATCCATAACTACAAATTTCAATGCTAACACCGATGAGAATAATGGCAACGAGTATTTCTGCTAATAATAAGAGAGCTAAAGTTATAATAGACATAATGTAATCCATCCTCATAATATGTGATAGTAACATTTTACCATATGGAATGGGAAAAAATGCCCCTTAATTATGTAAGGGGCATTTTTCTATTCTAATATGCTTTTTAGTGTATCGATATGTTCTTTCGAGCCTGTTACAAGTAATGTATCACCGTGTTGTAGTCTTGTATCACCATGCGGGATTAATGCTTTATTCCCACGATAAATTTGAATGACTAGTACATCGCCTAAAAACGGAAGGCGACGAAGTGCAACGCCGTTATATTTATTGCTTCGTAGTTCAACTTCACGGACTGTTTCGTTTGCTGTTGTAATTAAGCGAACGAGACTCGGTTTATCAATTAATGCACGTAATAGAATACGTGTAGAGTTAATGGTTGAGAATACGGCGATATGTTCCTGCGTTGCTTTTTCTTGTAGAAGCGGATCTTCTACACTTGCAATAACATGTTCAACACCTAGTTCTTTTGCATGTTCTGCTAATAGTAAGTTTTGTTCATCATCGCTTGTTGCAACAACAACGCGGTCTGCATGAAATGCTGTTTGTTCAGTTAATGATGCAATTGTGATGTCATCTAATTTCACAATAGGGAAGTCGTGCGATTTCGCTTCCTCATCATTTATTTTATTTTGACGCATCATATATAGTGTTACGTCATAATCTTCTCGTTTTAAATCAAGTGATAACGGAAGGGTAATTCTACTCGCACCAATAATTGAAACTTTTGGTTTTGGTGTTTCCACTTTTGGGAACATCTTTTTAAATAATATAGGTGCGAAAATACAAGTAATAACTGCGCTTAAAATAAGGGAGGCAGATAAACTTGGACTAATGATTCCTAGTTTTTCACCAATTTGTGCAGCTGCAATAACTAAAGAAAGTGTCGATGTTAATAAGATGGCACTTCCTAGTACGATATTACGTGGATACCATTTTCGTAAGACGAGTGATGGTATCAGTTTTGAAATAAAGAGTCCTACAATTAAAATTGGGATCATGAGCATGCTAGAAGGTTCTTTGAAAATAGACCAAACTTCTAAATTTACACCAACCATTACGAAGAAAATAGGAATGAAGAAACCGTATCCGATAGAATCCAGTTTTTCAACCATATCTTCATTTGGTGATAATAATGATACGAGTACACCTGCTAAGAAGGCACCTAAAATATTTTCGGCTCCAACGGATTCAGATAACCCAACTAATATTAAGATGAGTGCAAAAACAGCTCTTGTATCAATTTGTACACTACCAGCTTTTAAGCTATCTAAGTATGGAATGTTTTTAAAACGTTTTGCAACGAAGTAAATAACAATACCAGCGCCGAATAGAAGAAGAAGGAGCCACATGCTTTGGCCGCTTTCGGAATTTAATCCGACGAATACAGCAAGTAAAATCATTGTAACTAAATCCGCAATAACAGCGACCAATAAAATGATTTGTCCAATTGCTGTTTTTCCTAGGTTATTCTCTTTTAATGTTGGTACGACAACACCTAAAGAGATTGTTGAAATAATTAAAGTCATAAACATTGCATTATCTACAAATCCTAACCATACGAATAGTAATGATAGGGCATAAGATAAGATGAAAATAAATAAGAAGATAACACTTGCTGCTTGGAATGTGTTTGGTTCGTTTGTCGTATTCTTTTTCCCTTTTTGTTTAAAGATAGAAAAATCAATTTCTAAACCGCTTAAAAACATAAGAAAGATAAATCCTAGTGTCGATAAGACTTGAAGCCACATATCTGGCTCAATAATATTAAACCCACTTTTACCTACAAAGATTCCTGCGATGATTTCTGCAACGACGACAGGAAGTGCTTTTAATTTAAAGCGTTGTAACAAAAGGGGAACGAAAAACGCGATTGCAACGACAACCATAAGTGATAGAACAGAAGTATGATGTTCCATTGCGTTCTCTCCCTTCAAATAAATATAGTAACTATTTAGCCATATAATAGGTAGAAAAGCAACGCATATGGATTCGATTTCATAAAGAAAGAGTTTTCTTAACATTTGTCATAATAAGTATATTTTTCATGATTCTGTTGTTAATTCCGTAATGTGGGTGTAATAGGGGGAGGGAATAAAAAAAGACTGCTGAGAAACCTCAGCAGTCTTTTTCATGTACATTACATTGAGAAGAAGATCCATACAGTTAAACCAACTGTTGCAGTTGCAACGAAGAAACTGTAAATCATAGTAAGAATTTGAACTCTTCCTTCTCCTTCTTTTAAATGCATGAACATAATTAATTGTAACAACGCTTGCGCAACAGCCATTACGATAATGGTAGTTAGGATCGTTGATAGTGGCAGGTTTGTGTAAAGTGCCACGTATAGAGCTAGAAACGTTAGTGCAAGCGATAAAATAAATCCGAAAACGTGTGACCAAGGGAATCCGCTATGCGCATGCCCGTTTGCTTGGTTGTTATTTTGACCCATTTACGCCACCATCCCGTTCAAGTAAACTAGTGTGTAAATAAAGACCCAAACTAAATCAAGGAAATGCCAGTATAAGCTGATAATGAATACTTTACGAGCTGTAACTGGTGTTAAACCTCGTTTTAAAATTTGGATAATAACACAAATTGCCCAAATGATACCGCCTGTTACGTGGGCTCCGTGCGTTCCAAGAAGAACGAAGAATCCAGATAGGAAAGCACTTGTTTGAATTGTTGCGCCTTCACCAATATACATAATGAACTCTTCAATCTCGAAGAATAGGAAGCCTGCACCTAAAAGTAATGTAAGGACGAACCATCCAAGCATTGCTTTTTGGTTGTGCTTACGCATTTCGTGAATCACGATACCACATGTGAAACTACTTGTTAAAAGTAGTAATGTTTGAATTAAAAGCGTTTTAAGTTCAAACAGTTGTGCTGGTGTTGGGCCATCTGCCGTACGACCAGCAAGTACTAGATAAGAGGCGAAAAGTGTTGCGAACAGCATAATTTCAGCCCCAAGAAAAATCCAGAATCCTAGGATATTCAATCTGCTTTGTTCGGATTGATATTCCAAAGGTAAGCTTTTATCTAAAGCCGCCATATCATTTCACCTCTCATGCTACATGTTCTGATTTTTTAATTTCATCAACACTAATATAGTAACCTTCATCGTAATCGAATGAACGATAGATTAAGCAAGCTAAAATACCAATGCCGCCGATTGCTGCAAGCCAGAACCAGCTAAATACTAATGCGAAACCTGCAAGACCGAAGAATCCAGACGCAATAATAGGCACACCAGAGTTACTTGGCATGTGAATTGGTTTGATGTCTTCTGCTGCTGGTGTAACTGTTTCTCCACGTTTCTTCATGTACCAGAAAGCATCAGCTTCTTTGATTTCAGGAAGTTTCGCGAAGTTGTAATGTTGTACAGGAGATTGAGTTGCCCATTCAAGTGTACGGCCGTCCCATGGATCTCCAGTTGTGTCACGTTCACCGTGACGAGCACTCCAAATTACGTTGTAGCAAAGAAGTAGGAAGCCGATACCCATCATTACCGCACCAACAGATGCGATTTGGTTTAGCCATCCCCATCCAAGACTTTCAGAGTAAGTGTACATACGACGAGTCATACCGTCTAAACCTAAGAAGTACATTGGGAAGAAACAGATGTTGAATCCGCTCATAAAGATCCAGAATGTCCATTTACCTAGGCGTTCATTTAACATATGACCAGTCATTTTTGGATACCAGAATGTGAATCCAGCAAGCATAGCGAATACTGTACCTGCGATCAATACGTAGTGGAAGTGAGCAATTAGGAAGTAGCTGTTATGGTACTGATAATCAGCTGCTGCCATTCCAAGCATAACCCCTGTAACTCCACCGACTACGAAGTTTGGAATAAATGCCAATGACCAAAGCATTGGAACTGTAAAACGAATACGTCCTTTATACAGTGTAAACAACCAGTTAAAGATCTTAACACCGGTTGGAATCGAAATCGCCATTGTCGAAATCGAGAAGAATGAGTTAACCGCTGGACCTGCACCCATCGTGAAGAAGTGGTGAAGCCATACGACGAAACTTAGTAAAGAAATTGCAACCATTGAGTATACCATCGCACTGTAACCGAATAGACGCTTACGTGAGAATGTACTAATGATTTCAGAGAAAATACCGAATGCCGGTAAAATAACGATATATACTTCAGGGTGACCCCATACCCAGAATAGGTTGGCCCATAACATTGGCATACCGCCGCTCGCCATCGTAAAGAAGTGAGCATCGAATAGACGGTCAAATGTCATTAATGCAAGAGCAACTGTTAATACTGGGAAAGCGAAAATAATGATAATTGTTGTAATTAAGATTGACCAAGTAAACATTGGCATTCTCATTAAAGTCATACCAGGTGTACGCATTTTTAAGATAGTAACAAGGAAGTTAATACCTGTCATTAACGTACCGAGACCTGAAATCTGTAATGCAATTGCGTAGTAGTTATTTCCTACACCAGAAGTAAACTCTGTACCTGCCATTGGGAAGTAAGAAGTCCACCCAGCGTCTGGAGAACCACCGATTACGAAAGCGATGTTGAATAACATTGCTCCGACAAAGAATAACCAGAAACTTAAAGCATTTAAGAACGGATATGCAACGTCACGAGCACCAATTTGTAATGGTACTACAAGGTTCATTAATCCCATAACGAATGGCATCGCCATGAAAAGAATCATAACTGTACCGTGTGTTGTGAAGATTCCGTTATAGTGTTCAGCGTTTAAATAAGTTGTTTCTGGGAATGTTAACTGTGCACGGATCATTAAACCGTCCATACCACCACGGAATAACATAATAACCGCAGAGATAATATACATGGCCCCAATCTTTTTATGGTCAACAGTTGTTAACCATTCGTCCCAAAGCCATTTCCATTTTTTATACTTTGTTAGTACGAAAATGATTGCTAATGTCACAAGAACGATAGAAGCGTCTGCACCGTAAATAATCGGGTCACCTGTGACAAAGAATTCATCAAGCTTCACTGTGTTCACTCCAATCTGTTGGAATTATAGCTATTATTTTTTGTTTTTGTAGTAGTTGTAATCACAATATTCAAGTGATTTTGGATCTACATAACTTAAGTGATGGCTAGAGAATGTCATACGACCAACTACACCAGGTTTAACAATTTCGTTGTACTTATCTTCTGTTAGTTTAGGAGCAGTTTGTTGTACTTCTTTAACCCACTTGTCATATTTCTCTTTAGTTTTTGCTTCAACTTCGAACTCCATGTGAGTAAATCCTTCACCAGAGAAGTTCGCGCTACGGCCTAGGTAAGAACCTGGCTTATCAGCTTGTAAATAAAGGTCCATAATCATGCCATCCATTGTGTACTTCATACCACCAAGTTCTGGTACCCAGAAAGCATTCATTGGGCCGACAGAAGTCAGTTTGAATTGAATTGGTACACCAGCTGGGATGTTTAAATAGTTAACGGTTTCAATTTTTTCCTCTGGGTAACTGAATAACCATTTCCAGTTTGCAGATGTAACATAAATCTCCACTGGTTTAATATGTTTGGACTCTTTCGGAACCTCTTCCGAAGCATAAGTTGTTTTTACTGTTGGAATCGATAATGCGATAACGATAATAACAGGAACAAGCGTCCAAATGATTTCTAATAATGTGTTACCGTGTTGTTCAGGTGGCTCATAGTCCATATTCTCTGGTTTTTCACGATAACGAATCAAGATGACTGTAAACAAGATGAATACAATTGCGATAATTAATGACATAAGCAAGAATGACCAAACAATTAAATCATACTGTGCTTTTGCAACAGGTCCTTGCGGATTTAATACTGCGAGTTTTTTATCACAGCCACCGAGGAACAGAAGTAATGATAACGGAAGAAGCGAAGCCAACTTCCAAAACGCTTTCTTTAGTTGCACGATTGAAAATCTCCTTTCTCCTTGGATTGAAACTATGCCAATAAAACAATATAAACCTATTAATTTATAGAAGGCAATAGTTTTTGAGATATTGTTAAAAAATAGACACAAATGCACACTTTTTAAGGTGAATATCATTTGTAACTTGATTACATTGTAAACTATTTTCCAGAGAAAAATGCGATTGTGAAAATTTTAAGATAAATAAAGTTATACCAGGATATCCAAGAAATAGTAAAAAGCTATCTTATTATAAGAAAATAGCTGAATATTTTGTATATTTAGTTTATTCTTTTTGAGATAGTCCGTTGTTGTTCAAATGTGACAATTTTTTTATACTTCATTTGATATAAAATGCAACAAATAACCATAAATGGAATGCCGCAATAAAGAGCAATTCTTTGATCAGGAATGAAAACTAAACTAACAAATGTGAACAATAATTCACAGAATCTTTCTAGCAAACTAGTAAGAAGCAAGGTACAATGATAGGAGGTATGTCTGTAAAATAATAATTAATGGAGTTTTGTTTAAAATGAAAAAGTTAAAATATCTTTTTGTTTTTGGAATTATATTTGCTGCCGTGTTCTTTATAGGAAAAGATAAGATTATACAAAAGGCACAAGTGCTACGCTTAGATTTTTTATCTGAAATGAAAGAAGCGGCTATGATTGAAAATGTTCCGTTTATAAAGCAGTTACCAGAATTACCTCGTGGATGTGAAGTGACAAGCTTAGCTATGTTGCTACAATATAAAGGTGTGCAAGTAGATAAGATGCAACTTGCTAGTGAAATTCATCGAGTTCCATTTGAACAAGATGGTTTGCGTGGAAATCCTTATGAGGGATTTGTTGGAAATATTTATACGAAAGCTGAACCAGGATATGGTGTGTACAATAAACCTATCTTTAATTTAGCGGAAAAATATGTTTCTGAAAAAGTAATTAATCTAACAGATAGAGACGTGAATGATTTATATAAGGTAATTAGTTCTGGTTCTCCAGTATGGGTTATTATTAATACGACGTTTAAGCCGCTAGCTGAAAGTAGTTTTGAAACATGGAATACAAGTTCTGGTGAAGTGAAAATTACATATTTTGAGCATAGTGTAGTAGTAGTTGGATACGATCAAAACTTTGTATATGTAAATGATCCTCTAAAAAATAATCCGCGTTTCGCTGTTCCACGAGCAGAGTTTGAGAAAGCGTGGGAGCAAATGGGGAAACAAGCGATTACTATTTTATAATAATGAAAAAGTCATCATTTTGATGGCTTTTTATTTTTAATCATTTATAATAGAAAATTCAGAAGATTCTTTTAAAAGTTAACAATTCACGTTATAATAACATTTAACTTGGTGAAGAAGGGGAGAAGAGAAATGGATGTTGCAAAAGAACTTGTTTTGTCAAAGGATCAGTTGGTTGAGTGGAGAAGGCATTTTCATAAGTATCCAGAGTTATCTTTTCAAGAAGAAAAAACATCACAGTTTGTATTCGACATACTTCGGAAAATCCCATGTTTAGAAGTGTCAAGACCTACTAAATATAGTGTAATGGCAAGGTTGATTGGAAAGCAGTCTGGTAAAACTATTGCGGTTCGAGCTGACATGGATGCTCTTCCTATTCATGAAGAAAATGAGTTTGACTTTATTTCTGCATATCCAGGTGTAATGCATGCATGTGGCCATGATGGACATATAGCGATATTACTTGGAGTCGTACATAAGTTAGTAGAAGCAAGAGAGAAGATTAAAGGAGAGGT
This genomic window from Bacillus anthracis str. Vollum contains:
- a CDS encoding amino acid permease, which encodes MQHSNKSGTLNRGLKERHITLMSLGSAIGVGLFLGSASAIKLAGPSILLGYMIAGLVIFFIMRALGEMAIEQPVAGSFSKYAYDYLGPLAGYITGWNYWFLWVVTCMAEITAAGIYMQYWFPDIPRWTWALLALLLMSAFNFLSVKVFGELEFWFALIKIVTIICMIVVGAGIILFGFGNGGIATGISNLWSHGGWFPNGFSGLLLSMQMVLFAYLGVELIGVTAGEAQNPKKTLAKAIDNVFWRILLFYVGALFVMMAIYPWNELGEKGSPFVLTFQQIGIAKAAGIINFVVLTAALSSCNGGLFSTGRMLYTLAQQKKAPERFGRLNKNGIPSQGIVATAIVLLIGVILNYLVPAKVFTWLTSISTFGAIWTWGIILVAQIKFRKSLPTQNRQKLSYKMPLYPLSSYFSLAFLVLVLGIMAYSEDTRIALIVGPIWLIGLAIVYYMKGFHKIDETPNSKIS
- a CDS encoding NCS2 family permease, whose translation is MFQLQKYNTSVKQEFLAGITTFFTFAYILVINPKILSDAGVPFDQAFTATIIATVVGTIGMAIFANYPIVIAPAMGMNAYFAYSVVQKAEGITYVIAFSAVFVTGIIFLLLSFTSFRQKLILAIPDSLKHAIAGGIGLFIAFIGLRLFGIIVDHPSNLVTIGDFHSPAVILTLIGLILAAVLMALRVSGALFISMIVTGVIAFFTGQLKFTDKIVAMPHLPEGIIVSNPINAFSDVIEYGLYGVVFSFLLVLLFDTTGALLGLIKQAGLITDNTEKRFGKAFIADAIGGTTGSIFGTSPTAATIESSAGIAAGGKTGLTGIVVVGLTIITAFFSPVIASLSSVAAITAPSLIIVGSLMAQSIRDINWNEFEDALPAFLIFVGIPLTSSIANGIAIGFLVYPVLKIVKGKGMEVHPLLYLFTILFGCHLFL
- the qoxB gene encoding cytochrome aa3 quinol oxidase subunit I, with amino-acid sequence MKLDEFFVTGDPIIYGADASIVLVTLAIIFVLTKYKKWKWLWDEWLTTVDHKKIGAMYIISAVIMLFRGGMDGLMIRAQLTFPETTYLNAEHYNGIFTTHGTVMILFMAMPFVMGLMNLVVPLQIGARDVAYPFLNALSFWLFFVGAMLFNIAFVIGGSPDAGWTSYFPMAGTEFTSGVGNNYYAIALQISGLGTLMTGINFLVTILKMRTPGMTLMRMPMFTWSILITTIIIIFAFPVLTVALALMTFDRLFDAHFFTMASGGMPMLWANLFWVWGHPEVYIVILPAFGIFSEIISTFSRKRLFGYSAMVYSMVAISLLSFVVWLHHFFTMGAGPAVNSFFSISTMAISIPTGVKIFNWLFTLYKGRIRFTVPMLWSLAFIPNFVVGGVTGVMLGMAAADYQYHNSYFLIAHFHYVLIAGTVFAMLAGFTFWYPKMTGHMLNERLGKWTFWIFMSGFNICFFPMYFLGLDGMTRRMYTYSESLGWGWLNQIASVGAVMMGIGFLLLCYNVIWSARHGERDTTGDPWDGRTLEWATQSPVQHYNFAKLPEIKEADAFWYMKKRGETVTPAAEDIKPIHMPSNSGVPIIASGFFGLAGFALVFSWFWLAAIGGIGILACLIYRSFDYDEGYYISVDEIKKSEHVA
- a CDS encoding helix-turn-helix transcriptional regulator → MAVSKIKVARVQLDLTQQQLAEKVGVTRQTISLIEKGKYNPSLDLCLKICYAVDKTLNDLFWEEKE
- a CDS encoding GNAT family N-acetyltransferase, with protein sequence MITVKNIDGSETYVLRQKILRSSQTLADCKYSSDYETDTFHLGAFINDKLISIASFSKEMHPDLQAGMHYRLRGMATLPEFRNNHAGSSLIQKAEQILQERQANILWCNGRVTVANYYKRLGFQEHGEIFEIEPIGLHKVLYKRI
- a CDS encoding DUF4022 family protein, which translates into the protein MLLSHIMRMDYIMSIITLALLLLAEILVAIILIGVSIEICSYGWKKSNGIKYSCLLLSLLLGTASILGLFAAPAYFFIQLTEKAL
- a CDS encoding monovalent cation:proton antiporter family protein, whose product is MEHHTSVLSLMVVVAIAFFVPLLLQRFKLKALPVVVAEIIAGIFVGKSGFNIIEPDMWLQVLSTLGFIFLMFLSGLEIDFSIFKQKGKKNTTNEPNTFQAASVIFLFIFILSYALSLLFVWLGFVDNAMFMTLIISTISLGVVVPTLKENNLGKTAIGQIILLVAVIADLVTMILLAVFVGLNSESGQSMWLLLLLFGAGIVIYFVAKRFKNIPYLDSLKAGSVQIDTRAVFALILILVGLSESVGAENILGAFLAGVLVSLLSPNEDMVEKLDSIGYGFFIPIFFVMVGVNLEVWSIFKEPSSMLMIPILIVGLFISKLIPSLVLRKWYPRNIVLGSAILLTSTLSLVIAAAQIGEKLGIISPSLSASLILSAVITCIFAPILFKKMFPKVETPKPKVSIIGASRITLPLSLDLKREDYDVTLYMMRQNKINDEEAKSHDFPIVKLDDITIASLTEQTAFHADRVVVATSDDEQNLLLAEHAKELGVEHVIASVEDPLLQEKATQEHIAVFSTINSTRILLRALIDKPSLVRLITTANETVREVELRSNKYNGVALRRLPFLGDVLVIQIYRGNKALIPHGDTRLQHGDTLLVTGSKEHIDTLKSILE
- the qoxC gene encoding cytochrome aa3 quinol oxidase subunit III; this encodes MAALDKSLPLEYQSEQSRLNILGFWIFLGAEIMLFATLFASYLVLAGRTADGPTPAQLFELKTLLIQTLLLLTSSFTCGIVIHEMRKHNQKAMLGWFVLTLLLGAGFLFFEIEEFIMYIGEGATIQTSAFLSGFFVLLGTHGAHVTGGIIWAICVIIQILKRGLTPVTARKVFIISLYWHFLDLVWVFIYTLVYLNGMVA
- the qoxD gene encoding cytochrome aa3 quinol oxidase subunit IV; translation: MGQNNNQANGHAHSGFPWSHVFGFILSLALTFLALYVALYTNLPLSTILTTIIVMAVAQALLQLIMFMHLKEGEGRVQILTMIYSFFVATATVGLTVWIFFSM